The Erpetoichthys calabaricus chromosome 5, fErpCal1.3, whole genome shotgun sequence genome has a segment encoding these proteins:
- the LOC127527766 gene encoding ecto-ADP-ribosyltransferase 5-like — MYLCSNVLQILFLLILVSPLTSLTYEDSYDDDYKGCFQQREMQIKKGYLSCEMKHNWALKHAWDKAWAYWSYQIPPKLDRDTATAVTAYTSNSLFSQLNSAVEGGTHKVTNGYFRSMHLLLTKAIQILRPGNCITTYRGINVFIPLKKGEMFRFGRFASSTTIWHIAQGFGLKMFFIIRTCYGANIAPYSLYKSESEVLIPPYEVFTVTSVHGKQVNLISTGKTLVNKRCRPLSHSCPYKPSWNPYLGYGRK; from the exons ATGTACCTGTGCTCCAATGTTCTTCAGATTCTCTTTCTTCTAATTCTTGTGTCTCCATTG ACCTCCTTAACATATGAAGACTCCTATGATGACGACTACAAGGGGTGTTTTCAACAAAGAGAAATGCAAATTAAGAAAGGATATCTATCCTGTGAGATGAAACATAACTGGGCATTAAAACATGCATGGGACAAAGCCTGGGCATATTGGAGCTACCAAATCCCTCCTAAATTAGACAGGGACACAGCCACTGCGGTCACCGCCTACACCTCGAACTCGCTTTTTTCACAACTGAACTCGGCTGTGGAAGGTGGAACGCACAAAGTGACAAATGGCTACTTCAGATCTATGCATTTACTGCTTACCAAGGCTATCCAAATTCTCAGGCCTGGTAACTGTATAACGACCTACCGAGGAATTAATGTCTTCATCCCACTGAAAAAAGGGGAGATGTTTCGCTTTGGAAGGTTTGCCTCATCTACTACAATTTGGCACATCGCCCAAGGTTTTGGCTTGAAAATGTTCTTCATAATTAGAACATGCTATGGGGCAAACATTGCACCATATTCTTTATACAAGAGTGAATCCGAAGTGCTGATTCCACCTTATGAAGTGTTTACAGTCACCTCAGTCCATGGGAAACAAGTCAACTTGATATCCACAGGGAAGACCCTAGTGAACAAGAGGTGCAGGCCACTGAGCCACAGCTGTCCCTACAAGCCTAGTTGGAATCCATACCTGGGGTATGGGCGTAAGTGA